A portion of the Candidatus Krumholzibacteriota bacterium genome contains these proteins:
- a CDS encoding KpsF/GutQ family sugar-phosphate isomerase, whose product MSEKNGDKSIIEIGREVLSLEIEGLQSLYDSIDGDFEKAVGLILSCSGKVIVCGIGKSGIIARKIAATFSSTGTPSVFLHPVEAAHGDMGMMTSDDLLLAVSKSGGDDEFSRILPFIKNIGISLISITGSLDSPLARQSDVILPVNIAGEACPMDIVPTTSTTASLVLGDALAVAVFRSRDFSRDDFARLHPGGILGKRLIVTTGELMHSGEEMPLVGIDTLLKDALFEISEKRLGCTGVIDSDGRLAGMITDGDIKRFLIKDPNALGSRVSELMTPDPRTTRSDHLAVKALEDMEMNPGGPITQLFVIDDDGKPVGLIHLHDILRAGLK is encoded by the coding sequence ATGTCGGAGAAAAACGGCGATAAAAGCATAATCGAGATCGGCAGGGAAGTCCTTTCTCTGGAGATCGAAGGTCTCCAATCCCTCTATGACAGCATCGATGGCGATTTCGAGAAGGCAGTCGGGCTCATCCTTTCATGCTCCGGGAAGGTTATAGTATGCGGAATCGGTAAATCGGGGATCATAGCGAGAAAGATCGCGGCGACTTTCAGCAGCACAGGGACCCCTTCTGTCTTCCTTCACCCGGTAGAGGCTGCCCACGGGGATATGGGGATGATGACATCTGATGATCTTCTTCTCGCGGTAAGCAAGAGCGGAGGGGATGATGAGTTCTCGAGGATACTCCCGTTCATAAAGAATATAGGGATAAGCCTGATCTCGATCACCGGCAGCCTCGATTCCCCCCTGGCCAGGCAGAGCGACGTGATCCTGCCTGTCAATATCGCGGGGGAGGCTTGTCCGATGGATATCGTTCCGACTACCAGCACTACCGCTTCGCTTGTTCTCGGAGACGCGCTGGCAGTCGCGGTCTTCAGAAGCAGGGATTTCAGCAGGGACGATTTCGCGAGGCTTCATCCCGGGGGGATACTCGGTAAACGGCTCATCGTTACGACAGGGGAACTGATGCATAGTGGAGAGGAGATGCCCCTGGTAGGGATCGACACTCTTCTCAAGGACGCGCTATTCGAGATCTCGGAGAAACGGCTTGGTTGTACGGGCGTCATAGACTCTGATGGCAGGCTTGCCGGAATGATAACAGATGGCGATATAAAACGATTCCTGATAAAAGACCCGAATGCCCTCGGATCGAGAGTATCGGAACTGATGACTCCCGATCCAAGGACGACGCGGTCCGACCATCTTGCCGTTAAAGCTCTTGAAGATATGGAGATGAATCCGGGCGGACCGATAACACAGCTTTTCGTGATCGATGACGATGGAAAGCCGGTAGGATTGATCCATCTGCATGATATCCTGAGGGCGGGATTAAAATAA